The proteins below come from a single Drosophila busckii strain San Diego stock center, stock number 13000-0081.31 chromosome X, ASM1175060v1, whole genome shotgun sequence genomic window:
- the LOC108606152 gene encoding zinc finger protein 282-like has product MGAGSVHGGGLSSSSSSAAATAAAVAAAAAAHEQQSQSSPPPQLHLFPCMYCGATFANQNKLTRHLLSHSLKSLEYRSNLLSTHDLNSLSLAQPFPFQMNAALAASAGASDPKGLGLAALEMEIALHTSCFQSLTASLESAAAAGGSGVPGSSGASGRLGLSGSGSSTSGNGGISAASASLLLGSGAAGSGLGSGAGGGGGGGGGCGSGSGGGGGSSSPSTSAAASAAAQSGSSAASLLAASSDPNSVVMCKFCAKSFPDVTSLITHLSVHTGDRPFKCEFCGKAFKLRHHMKDHCRVHTGERPFRCHMCGKTFSRSTILKAHEKTHFPKYVRKFLSPSPVDTKDELPQ; this is encoded by the exons ATGGGCGCTGGCTCGGTTCACGGCGGcggcttaagcagcagcagcagtagcgcagccgccaccgccgccgccgttgccgccgcagccgctgccCACGAGCAGCAGTCGCAAAGCTCGCCACCGCCCCAACTGCACCTGTTTCCGTGCATGTACTGCGGCGCCACCTTTGCCAACCAAAACAAACTGACGCGTCACTTGCTCTCGCACTCACTGAAGTCGCTCGAGTACCGCTCGAACCTGCTCTCCACGCACGACCTCAACAGCCTGAGCCTGGCTCAGCCGTTCCCCTTCCAGATGAACGCCGCGTTGGCGGCCAGTGCCGGCGCCAGCGATCCGAAGGGCCTGGGCCTGGCTGCGCTCGAGATGGAAATAGCGCTGCATACCAGCTGCTTTCAAAGTCTGACAGCCAGCCTCGAGTCGGCGGCCGCCGCCGGCGGCAGCGGTGTGCCCGGCTCGAGCGGCGCCAGCGGTCGTCTGGGCCTGAGCGGCTCCGGCTCCTCCACATCCGGCAATGGGGGCATTTCGGCTGCATCAGCCAGCCTGCTGCTCGGCAGCGGCGCAGCTGGCAGCGGTCTGGGTAGCGGtgctggtggcggcggtggtggtggcggcggctgtggcagtggcagtggagGCGGTGGCGGCTCCTCGTCGCCCTCAACGTCCGCCGCAGCGTCGGCAGCGGCGCAGTCCGGCTCGTCGGCCGCCTCGTTGCTAGCCGCGTCAAGTGATCCGAATAGTGTTGTCATGTGTAAGTTCTGTGCTAAAAGTTTTCCCGATGTTACATCACTGATCACGCATTTGTCGGTACATACAGGTGATCGACCATTTAAATGTGAGTTTTGTGGCAAAGCGTTTAAGCTGCGCCACCACATGAAAGATCATTGTCGCGTGCACACGG GTGAGCGTCCCTTCAGATGTCACATGTGCGGTAAAACATTTTCACGCTCAACGATCCTCAAGGCGCATGAGAAGACGCATTTTCCCAAATATGTACGAAAGTTCTTGTCACCAAGCCCGGTCGACACAAAGGATGAGTTACCGCAATAG